A segment of the Delphinus delphis chromosome 20, mDelDel1.2, whole genome shotgun sequence genome:
GTTAGATGGTGGGAagctctttccctctctgggaaGTAGAGACAATTTTTTCCTCCACCCAAAAAGAGGTCGGAAGAAGAAATgaggcccagcacagtgcctggcacaaatcCGACACACAAGGAAAATTCATTGAGAAGGCAGATGTTTATTCAGCTTCTGGCCCAGctccacctgcctctcctcccaTTCTCAGGTAGCTTCCATGCTCTGGAATTTCTGCCAGCCCTTATGAGAGTCGTGCTTTAACCCTGCAGCGGGAGAACCTAAATGTCTGTGCCACCTAGAAAGTGTCACTCTCCCCTCCTACCCACTTCACACTACGGATAAATTGCAGCCTCAGTCAAAACGTCCAGGGGGAGGCACCTGCCCTAGATCGGTGTTTTTCAAACTACAGGTTCATGCGCAGATAATATGGTAGAATGAAATCTGGAATTggcagtcttaaaaaaaaaaaaagtagatggaaaaaaacagagatCTGCACATGGCAGAGGTAACTACTGTTAAAcctttgttttgcatatattgtgtATCTATACGGCGTTGCCATATAAAATGTTTCTTACAATGGAtcgtggtttaaaaaaaaaaaaagaaatatttaaaaacattcgGCCTATATGACACAGGCGGTCAGGAGCCAAGCTAGGGCGAACCCCAGTGCAGGCCAACCTTCCCAGGCAAGCCAAGGCCCAAGTGGGCCAGGCACTTGCTCAGTCTCTGTGCTAGACAGTCGGCAGAGACACGGTCCCCCAAAACCTCACACGCTCAAAGTGGAACCTGTGTTTAGTGAGTGTCCAGTCTCAGACCCTGGCTGGGGAGTGGGAAGCAGGTCTGGGGCCCCTTCCCCCAGCATCGCAGGGGGGCCTCAGCAAGATGCTGCAGATTCCTGATGGCCCCCAACCATGGGTTTCCAGGCCCGAGAATTTCAACACACAGCACTCTGCTCCCTACCCCTCCAGTCAGGGCTCAGCCGTGGACTGCTGATGTCTCTGAGGTTAGAGGACTCCACTCTGTAAACGTGAGGTCTTTTTCCCATCCTTATCTCCAAAACACTGAGGACCCGAAGATTACTCCTCAAGGCAGGGCTCGGCCTCCCCACGGGGGGGTCCTGTGTTTGTGTCCAGGGCCCCCGCAGCCCAGCCTCTTGCGCTCCCGGCTGTCTGAGGGCGACGGGAGTCCACGCTCCCCACAGAATCCCATGGTACCTGAGGTACCCCGCAGCCTGGCTCAGGGATGCTTCCACCGAGCGTGCTTCTGCAGCGTGTTCTGCTCCATAAATCGGCGTGGACAGTGCGGGCACTGGTAGGGGCGCTCCCCGGAGTGGACCCGGCTGTGCTGGGCCAGCTCGCCCGCCTCTCGGAAGCGGCGAGGGCAGAGCGGGCAGCCGTGGGGCCGCCCGCCACCTGCCCGGTGAATGGAATGGTGCCGCGCCAGGTGGCTGGCCCGCTTGAATGCCTTCCCGCAGGTATCACACTCAAAGGGCTTGACCTCCGAGTGGGTGATGCTGTGTCGCTGAAGGTAAGACATGTACTCGAAGACCCGGGAGCACACTGGGCAGCTGTAGCACTTTTTCTGAGCCGAAGCCCCATCGGGTCCAGACTCTCTCTGAGACTCCTCGTCCACCAGCACGGTGTACGGGACGCCCTGGGTGTCTATGAGCAGGTAGTGGTTGGGCCTCGAAGGGGACGAAGTCTGGGGACATCCTGTGGAAGAGGAAGGTCCGGGTTCTGGGGACCCGCCTGTCCGAGGGGGAGGCGCCTCCATGGCCTCAGCGGAGGGAagcgccaggggctgggggcagggggacggCAGCACCAGCATCCGGAGGGGTGACTGAGgcctggtggaggggagagaggatgaGAAGGTTACAGTAGAGGAGGGAAGCTCAGCCCCACGGGCTCTGTTCTCCCCTCTCTATGTAACCTACTCAGGAATTCTGcaacccccatcccccatctcctCTCCAGTCCTTCGGCCCTGAACTCTGTGACCCTCTGTAAGGCTCCTACGCACCCCCTCCTTGAAAAACCTCTCCGATTCTGTTCCACCACCGACTGTACGCACAGGCTCTCTTTATCTTTCCGCTTTGTGCCCCCGCTCAGGTCACAGGTTGCCCGCAGGCCCCACCTAATAGACTTCCAGGCCTCTCCCTTGTCCACGCCACTGATCCCAGTCTGGGTGTCAGTCCATCCTACATATTCCACCAAGAAGCATTTCCTACCCCCTCTATATGCACTCAGGCCTTCTCAAATGGGCTGTCACGTTGGGAACCCCATGTCCTAACCCGCCCACCTCCCCTTGCCCCGCTACCTGCAGGTTCTCTCCAGTCCGCGCCCATCCACCCCCCAGTCCTGGCAGTGTCCCAGCGCTCTCTAGGGTTCCACCAGCGGCCCGGGCCTTCAGGCCTCTCTACGCAAGTTCTCGGCAGCGCCCCCTCCGAGCCGTCGGAACAGCCCCTCCTCGCCCAGCGCACAGGTACCCGCTcacccggccccgcccctccctacGGCCCGCTCCGGCTCCCTCCCGCCTCCCGGCCCCCGTACCCGGTGCAGCAGCCTCTCGGGTCCGGGCGACTCCGGAACGGCCCCGGGCTACTCCCGTGGTTGCAGATGGCGGCGGGTCGGTGGTCTCAGGGTATCCCCCAAGAGCTGGCGGCGCCGGGTAAGGGGAGAGAAGACCAGGGTAAAGAGAAGAGGTCCAGGGGAgggcggtgggggcgggggcgcctGGGCCATCAGAAAACGGCTCCGGCCAGAAACACAGGCCGAGATGAAGGTTCCCAGGTGCTTATGGTCCGGTTTCCATCCCCCAACCCCGCTGCCTGCTTCACCCCGTACGCCCCCACCGCTCCCATACGCAAATAAAAACCCTAAAATGGAGTGCGGAATGTTTATTGAGTAAAGGGTGAGGGCGGTGGGTGGAAATGGGGCGACACAAATAAGCCAGACTCTGCCCGTGCTCTTTTGTCAAATCTTCCACGCAGACAACAGTTCACCACTTCGGGGCTGACAACCAGGGCTCAGAGAGATTACGCCGCTTGCAAAGGCTCACACAGCACAGTTGGGCGGAAACTGGGCTCCGACTGGCTCCCAGGCACTGGGAGGGGCAACGACTTGGTCTACATCACACAgctagagagggagggagggaaggaatgttTCTCCCTTTAgatagttggggaaactgaggcccagggtaaGGCAGTAACCTCAGCGGAGTAAGGGAATGTGTGTGGGAGTGACGCTGTGTGGGTCAGACGTGGTGGCCCAGAGAGGGGCCGGGCAGCACAGGCCGGGTCTGGAACTTAGTGGAGGCGCACGTGCTGCGCCAACTCCGCTGCGTCCTGGAAGCGGCGTGGGCAGAGAGGGCAGGTGTGCGGTGGGCCGGCGCGGGCACGGTGCGTGGCACGGTGCCGCGACAGGTGGCTGGAACGCTTGAAGGCCTTGCCGCAGGCGCCGCACGTGAAGGGCTTGAGGTCCGAGTGCGACACGCGGTGGCTCTGCAGCCGCAGAGGGCTGGCAAAGACCCGGGCGCACTCAGGGCAGCTGTAGCCCTTGCGAGGGCCTGGCTCTCCCGTTGGTGCCTCGCGCTGTGGCGGGCCCCGGGGCTCCTCCTCCAACTGCACCGTGTACGTGTAGGGGACCCCGTTGGCGTCGATGAGCAGGTGGCGGCCCAGCCGCGGGGGTCGGGGCCCCGCCGCCGAGGAAGGAGTGGAGGAAGGGCCTTCCGTCTTGGGGAAAGGGGGAGCCTTGGGAGGCGGCGGGTCCATGGTCTCCGGAGAGGAGGACCGAGGGTGGGGTGGCCGCGGCGGCAGCAGGAGCATCTGGAGCGGCAGCTGGGAGCGGCGGAGGGGAGAGAAGTTAAAATCGCCACTTCCTGGGGAGAGTGTACCAATTCTCACTGCTTGTTACCCTCTCTGTACCACTGACCTACCTTccctacaaaaaaagaaactgcttCTAGGCCAGATCGCTCTACTTGCATCAAGCAGCTTCAGGGGCTTCTACAACTAAGCTCACCATCTCAGGGCCCCGACCTGCCTTTCCTCCCGGGTCCTCCTCTCATCCCCCAGctggaccagagggcttcacccagccacttccctcctcctccacccccaaagCCAATCAATTTCCAACTCTATTTCCCCCTTTACATCTTCATAGCCTCTTTCATGTCACGCCAGGGCTCTTGCCTCCAGAATTTCTCTAATGGGTCGCTTCCTCTTCTTCCCAGCCCCAGCTCAGGTTGCATCCTCTCCCCCCAGGACCACCGCAGCAGCCTTTCTTTGGCCTCCAGACCCTCCTAGATCTCCATCCCCACTAGGTTCCCTGGAAGGCCTCCCATCTCTGGATACAGCTGTAGCCTCTCTTAATTTCCTCTCTAGGTACATCCCCGGAGCCCCACTAACCCAATTCCCCACTTTTCACCCAGGGCTCCTCTATCCTGTTCCTACATTTAGCACCTTAAGGTTTCAACATCCTCTCCCATTACCTAACCTGTCCTCGAAATTTCAGGTATGCCTACCTAGGACGCCTCAACTGCCGGCCTTCTACGTAGCCCACGGCCCATGAACTTTGCCACCTGCTACATCTCCACCCAAgggtccctctctctccccagcccctaggTATAAGCCACTGACATCTTTGCTGTTCCTCTCTGTACTCCTCGGGGCCTCCTCTCACTCCCCGTGACACACACCAGGGCCCCCGAGTCCCTCTCCCaagcccccttctccctctcttctgcaTGCATCTGGCATCTTTATGTCCCCATTCCTATCCCTGCTGTACCAGCACAGCGCCTCCACCCCGCTTCTCTGCTCCGCTTCCTTCTGTAACCCCAGGGCCCCTGTGTCCCCCTTTCCACTACGCCCCCAGGAACCCCTCGCTCCCGCACTCCCTCCTGCCTGTCCCCCGAGCCCCGGCTCCTTCCCCGCcgtgccccagccccacccccacccccgttatcaccagccccctcccccagccctgcccggcCTCACGCCGTCCCGGAGCCAGGCTCCTCCCTCCATCCCGGCCCCCGTACCCGGTACAGTGGCTTCTCGGGTCCGGAGGAGCAAGCCGAGGTCCCGAGCGGCCCGGGCTTCCCCTCGCGAGTGCCGGCGGCGGCGGGACCGAGGCTTGGGGGAGCTCCGGGCCGGCGGCGCCGGGGACGCGGGCGCGGGGGGCGCGGGGGCGCGAGGGGCGGCGGCGTCCCTGGGAAAGGGCGCCGACCGGAAACGCGCGCGCCGCAAGGAAGGTTCCGCCGTCCCAGAGCCAGCCGCTCTGACGGCCCGCTTTTTTTGAGTATCTAGGGATCGCGAGAAAGGAGAGGGGCCGAGCGCGCGGGAACCACAcagcccgccccctgcccccggcTCCCTTCCCATCCCCTTCGGGGACAGTTCATTCTCTGGGACAGAGACTGATTAGTAGACGAGACTAGGCGAGGCTGTCTTTGCCCTAAGTCCCACAAGGAACGGACGCGCCCAATCCGTCCTCTTCCCACTGGCCGACCCGCCTGCATCCCCTTCCAAACGAGGCAGAGAGCGGGAAGAGGGAAGTTTCTGTCGGCTGGGCAAATGGGGAGACCGAGGTGCAGACAGGGCCAAACCTTGCCAGATGCAGAGGTGGGCAAGAGTGGCTCTTCCCATCGAGGAagggggagactgaggcacaagGAGCAGCAGCGACAGTGTCTGGGTGGTGTCGGCACAAAGCGCGGTGGGCCCGATGCTCCCGCGCGCAGAGAGGAAACCGAGGTCCGGCGGCCGCGTCCTGGTGCAGGGGCGCGTTGACCAGACAGAGGCAGGGCAGCCAGGCCAGATCCGGAACCTAGTGCGGCGGTCGGCGCCAGGCCGCGCCAGGTGGCCGGAGCGCTGGAAGGCCTGGGGCAGGCGGCGCACGCGGAAGGTTGGAACGTCGAGTGCAGCGCCGGGGAGCGCCCGCAGCTCGTCCTCCAGCTGCGCGGTGAACTAGTAGCGAATGCTGCGCGTGTCCACGAGCAGGTCGTGGCGCGGGGGGAACCAGAGGGGGGCGGCCGCtgcagctggggaggggaggcagctggGGGCACAGAAGGGAGAGAACTGGCGTTACGGTCGCGCCCACACCAAGGACCCCGGCTTGGCCAGAGATGCGTCCGAGAAAGCTGCCGAAAagaactttctgggatgatgaaaaagttctatgATCTGCGCGTTGTCCACTGGGACAGCCACTAGCCGCGTGAGGCTATTGCTCATTAGAAACGTGGCTAGGGCTTGAGGACCtgaattttaaatggtatttcatttctcttaatttaaatctaaatagccacaggtggctaACCGCTGCCCACCTTACGGTACAGCTCCTAAGCCACCCTCAACCAGTTGCAAACTGGAGACCCGCCGGCCAGAGAGGGCACAGTTATATTTGGTTTGGATCACAGATATGTCTTAATGTTTTACTGGGCAATATTTAAAAAGCCAgaagatgcacacacacattgcCAGCTATAGAAAAAAGTCTCTAGATGAGGCGATTAAGCATTCTCAGAAAACCTTCAAGAAACCTCCAGTGAACCAACAACTGTGATCTTAGGCTTCAATTAaagagcctccagaactgtgctgTCCTAAAGGGCAGCCACCGGCCACAGATAGCTCTTAAGCGTTTGGCATGTGTCCGGTCTGAACTGAGATGTGTCATAAATGCAAGACACCTAAAAGATTCTGAAGACTGAGTATGAAAAGAGTGTAAAGTATCTCATGAATGACTTCTCTGTTGATAACATTTAGAAATGATGCTCTGGGTCTACTGACTGGTTAAGTAtgttattaaattaatttcagcTGTTCCTCTTCACTTTTTAAAGCATGGCTCTCTACCGGAAACTGTTGTCCTAGAGGTTCTTCCTCTTTTGTAATtttatggggtggggggcagtagGGAGAGTGGAAACTGGTGAACTGGAAGGGTGTGCGCGGTTTAAAGGGGTAACTACACCTTCTGTCTGCACCAGGCTTCTCAActttggcactactgacatttgggggctggatcattctttgttgtggggggctgtcctgtgcactgcaggacatggagcagcgtccctggcctccacGCTTCAGATGCCAGGAGCACCGTCTCTCACCCCTCAATCTCACTGCCCCCTAGCTGTGACAAGAGACTTGGCCAAATGTCCCCCAGGGGGCAGCATAGATCCTGGGCTCCACACACAACTACCACAGGAGTCTCCCACCCAGATCCCTTGCTTGAGTTTCAGACCCATGAAACTTGCTTTGTCCA
Coding sequences within it:
- the ZNF581 gene encoding zinc finger protein 581, coding for MLVLPSPCPQPLALPSAEAMEAPPPRTGGSPEPGPSSSTGCPQTSSPSRPNHYLLIDTQGVPYTVLVDEESQRESGPDGASAQKKCYSCPVCSRVFEYMSYLQRHSITHSEVKPFECDTCGKAFKRASHLARHHSIHRAGGGRPHGCPLCPRRFREAGELAQHSRVHSGERPYQCPHCPRRFMEQNTLQKHARWKHP
- the ZNF580 gene encoding zinc finger protein 580; this translates as MLLLPPRPPHPRSSSPETMDPPPPKAPPFPKTEGPSSTPSSAAGPRPPRLGRHLLIDANGVPYTYTVQLEEEPRGPPQREAPTGEPGPRKGYSCPECARVFASPLRLQSHRVSHSDLKPFTCGACGKAFKRSSHLSRHRATHRARAGPPHTCPLCPRRFQDAAELAQHVRLH